A window of the Gossypium hirsutum isolate 1008001.06 chromosome A05, Gossypium_hirsutum_v2.1, whole genome shotgun sequence genome harbors these coding sequences:
- the LOC107959400 gene encoding probable protein phosphatase 2C 33 isoform X1 has protein sequence MGSCLSAESRSPRPGSPSSPHLPNMKRRNSRKVLGSRISSFDYWKEEPLHRTGQLFLNGSNDVASLFTQQGKKGTNQDAMIIWENFGSRTDTVFCGVFDGHGPYGHMVAKRVRDHLPLKLNAHWEVSKSGEDALREINLNTAGSMNSETSFLTADEESRASVDLEETEKFPEIFQTLKESFLKAFKVMDRDLRTHASIDCFCSGTTAVTLVKQGPHIVIGNVGDSRAVLGTRDKDNSLIAVQLTVDLKPNLPAEAERIRKYKGRVFALKDEPEVARVWLPNSNAPGLAMARAFGDFCLKDFGLISVPEISYWHVSEKDEFIVLATDGIWDVLSNKEVVDIVASCRARTSAARALVETAVRAWRYKYPTSKVDDCAVVCLFFDSISNNLSTVSNANAKVQPVSVDQVENENEKDNNINVLTNVDRSGTVGSVKVVPGGNGDLDLDVDVDVDCSKEDEMNSEIGTDWSALEGVSRVNTLLNLPRFDPGK, from the exons ATGGGGTCCTGCTTATCTGCTGAAAGCAGGAGCCCTCGCCCTGGTTCACCTTCGTCCCCTCATCTGCCGAATATGAAGAGGAGGAACTCAAGGAAGGTATTAGGGTCTCGGATTTCTTCCTTTGACTACTGGAAGGAAGAACCATTGCATAGAACAGGGCAGTTGTTCTTGAATGGGTCCAATGATGTTGCTTCACTCTTTACTCAACAAGGCAAGAAAGGTACCAACCAGGATGCCATGATTATTTGGGAG AATTTTGGTTCAAGAACAGATACTGTTTTCTGTGGTGTTTTTGATGGTCATGGTCCCTATGGTCATATGGTAGCTAAGAGAGTGAGAGACCATCTTCCGTTAAAACTGAATGCTCATTGGGAAGTTAGTAAATCTGGTGAGGATGCTCTCAGAGAGATCAATTTGAACACTGCAGGAAGCATGAACAGTGAGACCTCATTTTTAACAGCTGATGAGGAATCTAGGGCATCTGTAGATCTCGAGGAAACAGAAAAGTTCCCAGAGATCTTTCAGACACTTAAAGAGTCTTTTCTGAAGGCTTTCAAAGTAATGGATAGGGATCTTAGAACGCATGCCAGTATTGATTGCTTCTGCAGTGGGACGACAGCTGTAACTTTGGTGAAGCAG GGTCCACATATTGTCATTGGAAATGTTGGGGACTCCAGAGCTGTTTTAGGTACAAGGGACAAAGACAATTCACTTATTGCAGTTCAGTTGACTGTTGATCTTAAACCAAATCTTCCAG cGGAGGCAGAGAGAATTCGAAAATATAAAGGTCGTGTCTTTGCTCTTAAAGATGAACCTGAGGTTGCCCGAGTTTGGCTACCAAACAGTAATGCACCTGGCCTTGCCATGGCAAGGGCTTTTGGAGATTTTTGCCTCAAGGATTTTGGTCTCATCTCTGTGCCTGAAATATCTTATTGGCACGTGTCAGAGAAGGATGAATTTATCGTCTTGGCCACTGATGGG ATTTGGGATGTGCTTTCAAACAAAGAAGTGGTAGATATTGTAGCATCTTGTCGAGCTCGCACATCTGCCGCACGAGCTTTGGTTGAGACAGCTGTTAGAGCTTGGAGATACAAGTACCCAACTTCAAAAGTTGATGATTGTGCTGTTGTTTGCCTATTCTTTGATTCAATCTCAAACAACCTATCTACTGTTTCCAATGCTAATGCCAAAGTGCAACCAGTTTCAGTGGACCAAGTTGAGAATGAGAATGAGAAAGACAATAATATCAATGTCTTAACCAATGTGGACCGGTCTGGGACTGTTGGAAGTGTCAAAGTTGTTCCAGGAGGGAATGGAGATTTAGATTTAGATGTAGATGTAGATGTAGACTGCTCTAAGGAGGACGAAATGAATTCAGAAATAGGAACAGATTGGTCAGCCCTTGAAGGAGTATCTCGTGTCAATACCCTTTTGAATCTCCCAAGGTTCGATCCTGGAAAGTAA
- the LOC107959400 gene encoding probable protein phosphatase 2C 33 isoform X2: MGPMMLLHSLLNKARKNFGSRTDTVFCGVFDGHGPYGHMVAKRVRDHLPLKLNAHWEVSKSGEDALREINLNTAGSMNSETSFLTADEESRASVDLEETEKFPEIFQTLKESFLKAFKVMDRDLRTHASIDCFCSGTTAVTLVKQGPHIVIGNVGDSRAVLGTRDKDNSLIAVQLTVDLKPNLPAEAERIRKYKGRVFALKDEPEVARVWLPNSNAPGLAMARAFGDFCLKDFGLISVPEISYWHVSEKDEFIVLATDGIWDVLSNKEVVDIVASCRARTSAARALVETAVRAWRYKYPTSKVDDCAVVCLFFDSISNNLSTVSNANAKVQPVSVDQVENENEKDNNINVLTNVDRSGTVGSVKVVPGGNGDLDLDVDVDVDCSKEDEMNSEIGTDWSALEGVSRVNTLLNLPRFDPGK; the protein is encoded by the exons ATGGGTCCAATGATGTTGCTTCACTCTTTACTCAACAAGGCAAGAAAG AATTTTGGTTCAAGAACAGATACTGTTTTCTGTGGTGTTTTTGATGGTCATGGTCCCTATGGTCATATGGTAGCTAAGAGAGTGAGAGACCATCTTCCGTTAAAACTGAATGCTCATTGGGAAGTTAGTAAATCTGGTGAGGATGCTCTCAGAGAGATCAATTTGAACACTGCAGGAAGCATGAACAGTGAGACCTCATTTTTAACAGCTGATGAGGAATCTAGGGCATCTGTAGATCTCGAGGAAACAGAAAAGTTCCCAGAGATCTTTCAGACACTTAAAGAGTCTTTTCTGAAGGCTTTCAAAGTAATGGATAGGGATCTTAGAACGCATGCCAGTATTGATTGCTTCTGCAGTGGGACGACAGCTGTAACTTTGGTGAAGCAG GGTCCACATATTGTCATTGGAAATGTTGGGGACTCCAGAGCTGTTTTAGGTACAAGGGACAAAGACAATTCACTTATTGCAGTTCAGTTGACTGTTGATCTTAAACCAAATCTTCCAG cGGAGGCAGAGAGAATTCGAAAATATAAAGGTCGTGTCTTTGCTCTTAAAGATGAACCTGAGGTTGCCCGAGTTTGGCTACCAAACAGTAATGCACCTGGCCTTGCCATGGCAAGGGCTTTTGGAGATTTTTGCCTCAAGGATTTTGGTCTCATCTCTGTGCCTGAAATATCTTATTGGCACGTGTCAGAGAAGGATGAATTTATCGTCTTGGCCACTGATGGG ATTTGGGATGTGCTTTCAAACAAAGAAGTGGTAGATATTGTAGCATCTTGTCGAGCTCGCACATCTGCCGCACGAGCTTTGGTTGAGACAGCTGTTAGAGCTTGGAGATACAAGTACCCAACTTCAAAAGTTGATGATTGTGCTGTTGTTTGCCTATTCTTTGATTCAATCTCAAACAACCTATCTACTGTTTCCAATGCTAATGCCAAAGTGCAACCAGTTTCAGTGGACCAAGTTGAGAATGAGAATGAGAAAGACAATAATATCAATGTCTTAACCAATGTGGACCGGTCTGGGACTGTTGGAAGTGTCAAAGTTGTTCCAGGAGGGAATGGAGATTTAGATTTAGATGTAGATGTAGATGTAGACTGCTCTAAGGAGGACGAAATGAATTCAGAAATAGGAACAGATTGGTCAGCCCTTGAAGGAGTATCTCGTGTCAATACCCTTTTGAATCTCCCAAGGTTCGATCCTGGAAAGTAA